In Mus musculus strain C57BL/6J chromosome 1, GRCm38.p6 C57BL/6J, a single genomic region encodes these proteins:
- the Smg7 gene encoding protein SMG7 isoform 4 (isoform 4 is encoded by transcript variant 4) has product MSFLGILCKCPLQNDSQESNNAYPLPAVKVSMDWLRLRPRVFQEAVVDERQYIWPWLISLLNSFHPREDDLSNTNATPLPEEFELQGFLALRPSFRNLDFSKGHQGITGDKEGQQRRIRQQRLISIGKWIADNQPRLIQCENEVGKLLFITEIPELILEDPSEAKENLILQETSVVESLATDGSPGLKSVLSTGRNPSNSCDSGEKPVVTFKENIKPREVNQGRSFPPKEVKSQTELRKTPVSEARKTPVTQTPSQTSNSQFIPIHHPGAFPPLPSRPGFPPPTYVIPPPVAFSMGSGYTFPAGVSVPGTFLQSTAHSPAGNQVQAGKQSHIPYSQQRPSGPGPMNQGPQQSQPPSQPPLTSLPAQPTAQSTSQLQVQALAQQQQSPTKVIPALGKSPPHHSGFQQYQQADASKQLWNPPQVQSPLGKIMPVKQSYYLQTQDPIKLFEPSLQPPVIQQQPLEKKMKPFPMEPYNHNPSEVKVPEFYWDSSYSMADNRAVMAQQPNMDRRSKRSPGVFRPEQDPVPRMPFEDPKSSPLLPPDLLKSLAALEEEEELIFSNPPDLYPALLGPLASLPGRSLFKSLLEKPSELMSHSSSFLSLTGFSVNQERYPNSSMFNEVYGKNLTTSSKAELNPSVASQETSLYSLFEGTPWSPSLPASSDHSTPASQSPHSSNPSSLPSSPPTHNHNSAPFSNFGPIGTPDNRDRRPADRWKTDKPAMGGFGVDYLSATSSSESSWHQASTPSGTWTGHGPSMEDSSAVLMESLKSIWSSSMMHPGPSALEQLLMQQKQKQQRGQGAMNPPH; this is encoded by the exons CCACACCACTTCCAGAGGAGTTTGAATTACAAGGATTCTTGGCTTTAAGACCTTCTTTCAG GAACTTGGATTTTTCCAAAGGCCATCAGGGTATTACAGGAGACAAAGAGGGTCAACAACGACGAATACGACAGCAGCGTTTGATCTCCATAGGGAAATGGATTGCTGATAACCAGCCACG GCTGATTCAGTGTGAAAATGAGGTAGGGAAATTGTTATTTATCACAGAAATCCCAGAATTAATACTAGAAGACCCCAGTGAAGCCAAAGAGAACCTCATCCTACAAGAAACATCTGTGGTAGAGTCACTGGCTACGGATGGGAGCCCAGGACTGAAATCAGTGCTGTCTACAGGCCGAAATCCAAGCAACAGCTGTGACTCAGGAGAGAAACCAGTGGTCACCTTTAAAGAGAACATTAAGCCACGAGAAGTGAACCAAGGAAGAAGCTTTCCTCCCAAAGAG GTAAAATCCCAGACAGAACTAAGAAAGACTCCAGTGTCTGAAGCCAGGAAAACGCCTGTCACTCAAACTCCAAGTCAAACGAGTAATTCTCAGTTCATCCCCATCCATCACCCTGgagccttccctcctcttcccagcCGACCAG GATTCCCGCCCCCAACATATGTTATCCCCCCTCCTGTGGCATTTTCTATGGGCTCAGGTTACACCTTCCCAGCTGGTGTTTCTGTCCCAGGAACCTTTCTTCAGTCTACAGCTCACTCTCCAGCAGGAAACCAGGTGCAAGCTGGGAAACAGTCCCACATTCCTTACAGCCAGCAACGGCCCTCTGGACCAGGGCCAATGAACCAGGGACCTCAACAGTcacagccaccttcccagccaccCCTTACATCTTTACCAGCTCAGCCAACAGCACAGTCTACAAGCCAATTGCAGGTTCAAGCTCTAGCTCAGCAACAGCAATCCCCTACAAAAGTCATACCAGCTTTGGGGAAAAGCCCGCCTCACCACTCTGGATTCCAGCAG TATCAACAGGCAGATGCCTCCAAACAGCTGTGGAATCCCCCTCAGGTTCAAAGCCCACTAGGGAAAATTATGCCTGTGAAACAGTCCTACTACCTTCAGACCCAAGACCCTATAAAACTGTTTGAGCCGTCATTGCAACCTCCTGTAATACAGCAGCAGCctctagagaaaaaaatgaagcctTTCCCCATGGAGCCATATAACCATAATCCCTCAGAAGTCAAGGTCCCAGAGTTCTACTGGGATTCTTCCTACAGCATGGCCGATAACAGAGCAGTAATGGCTCAGCAACCAAATATGGACCGCAGGAGCAAACGGTCACCTGGAGTCTTCCGTCCAGAACAGGATCCTGTGCCCAGGATGCCATTTGAG GACCCCAAGAGCTCCCCTCTGCTTCCTCCGGACCTGTTAAAGAGTCTGGCTGccttggaggaagaggaagagctgaTCTTTTCTAACCCTCCTGATCTTTACCCAGCTCTGCTGGGTCCTCTCGCCTCTCTTCCTGGACGAAGCCTCTTT AAATCCTTATTGGAGAAGCCTTCTGAGCTCATGTCACATTCATCTTCTTTCCTGTCCCTCACGGGGTTCTCTGTCAATCAG GAAAGATATCCAAACAGCAGTATGTTCAATGAAGTGTATGGAAAAAACCTGACAACCAGCTCCAAGGCAGAACTGAACCCCTCAGTCGCCTCCCAGGAAACATCACTGTACTCCCTTTTTGAAGGGACCCCATGGTCTCCATCACTTCCTGCCAGTTCAG ATCATTCGACACCAGCCAGCCAGTCTCCTCATTCCTCTAACCCAAGCAGCCTGCCCAGTTCTCCTCCAACGCATAACCATAATTCTGCTCCATTCTCTAATTTTGGACCCATTGGGACTCCAGATAACAGGGATAGGCGGCCTGCAGATAGGTGGAAAACTGATAAACCAG CCATGGGTGGTTTTGGTGTTGATTATCTCTCAGCAACGTCATCATCTGAGAGCAGTTGGCATCAGGCTAGCACTCCGAGTGGCACCTGGACAGGCCACGGCCCCTCCATGGAGGATTCCTCTGCTGTCCTCATGGAAAGCCTAAAG TCTATCTGGTCCAGTTCCATGATGCATCCTGGGCCCTCCGCTCTGGAGCAGTTGTTAATgcagcagaagcagaaacagCAGCGGGGACAAGGTGCCATGAACCCTCCACACTGA
- the Smg7 gene encoding protein SMG7 isoform X6, with protein MSFLGILCKCPLQNDSQESNNAYPLPAVKVSMDWLRLRPRVFQEAVVDERQYIWPWLISLLNSFHPREDDLSNTNATPLPEEFELQGFLALRPSFRNLDFSKGHQGITGDKEGQQRRIRQQRLISIGKWIADNQPRLIQCENEVGKLLFITEIPELILEDPSEAKENLILQETSVVESLATDGSPGLKSVLSTGRNPSNSCDSGEKPVVTFKENIKPREVNQGRSFPPKEVRRDCSKGVTVTQEDGQKDSSKRRAETKRCTLGKLQETGKQSVAVQVKSQTELRKTPVSEARKTPVTQTPSQTSNSQFIPIHHPGAFPPLPSRPGFPPPTYVIPPPVAFSMGSGYTFPAGVSVPGTFLQSTAHSPAGNQVQAGKQSHIPYSQQRPSGPGPMNQGPQQSQPPSQPPLTSLPAQPTAQSTSQLQVQALAQQQQSPTKVIPALGKSPPHHSGFQQYQQADASKQLWNPPQVQSPLGKIMPVKQSYYLQTQDPIKLFEPSLQPPVIQQQPLEKKMKPFPMEPYNHNPSEVKVPEFYWDSSYSMADNRAVMAQQPNMDRRSKRSPGVFRPEQDPVPRMPFEDPKSSPLLPPDLLKSLAALEEEEELIFSNPPDLYPALLGPLASLPGRSLFKSLLEKPSELMSHSSSFLSLTGFSVNQERYPNSSMFNEVYGKNLTTSSKAELNPSVASQETSLYSLFEGTPWSPSLPASSDHSTPASQSPHSSNPSSLPSSPPTHNHNSAPFSNFGPIGTPDNRDRRPADRWKTDKPAMGGFGVDYLSATSSSESSWHQASTPSGTWTGHGPSMEDSSAVLMESLKSIWSSSMMHPGPSALEQLLMQQKQKQQRGQGAMNPPH; from the exons CCACACCACTTCCAGAGGAGTTTGAATTACAAGGATTCTTGGCTTTAAGACCTTCTTTCAG GAACTTGGATTTTTCCAAAGGCCATCAGGGTATTACAGGAGACAAAGAGGGTCAACAACGACGAATACGACAGCAGCGTTTGATCTCCATAGGGAAATGGATTGCTGATAACCAGCCACG GCTGATTCAGTGTGAAAATGAGGTAGGGAAATTGTTATTTATCACAGAAATCCCAGAATTAATACTAGAAGACCCCAGTGAAGCCAAAGAGAACCTCATCCTACAAGAAACATCTGTGGTAGAGTCACTGGCTACGGATGGGAGCCCAGGACTGAAATCAGTGCTGTCTACAGGCCGAAATCCAAGCAACAGCTGTGACTCAGGAGAGAAACCAGTGGTCACCTTTAAAGAGAACATTAAGCCACGAGAAGTGAACCAAGGAAGAAGCTTTCCTCCCAAAGAGGTGAGAAGGGACTGTAGCAAAGGCGTAACTGTAACTCAGGAGGACGGACAGAAGGACAGCAGCAAGAGGAGAGCTGAGACCAAGAGATGCACCTTAGGAAAGTTGCAGGAAACAGGAAAGCAGAGTGTGGCAGTGCAG GTAAAATCCCAGACAGAACTAAGAAAGACTCCAGTGTCTGAAGCCAGGAAAACGCCTGTCACTCAAACTCCAAGTCAAACGAGTAATTCTCAGTTCATCCCCATCCATCACCCTGgagccttccctcctcttcccagcCGACCAG GATTCCCGCCCCCAACATATGTTATCCCCCCTCCTGTGGCATTTTCTATGGGCTCAGGTTACACCTTCCCAGCTGGTGTTTCTGTCCCAGGAACCTTTCTTCAGTCTACAGCTCACTCTCCAGCAGGAAACCAGGTGCAAGCTGGGAAACAGTCCCACATTCCTTACAGCCAGCAACGGCCCTCTGGACCAGGGCCAATGAACCAGGGACCTCAACAGTcacagccaccttcccagccaccCCTTACATCTTTACCAGCTCAGCCAACAGCACAGTCTACAAGCCAATTGCAGGTTCAAGCTCTAGCTCAGCAACAGCAATCCCCTACAAAAGTCATACCAGCTTTGGGGAAAAGCCCGCCTCACCACTCTGGATTCCAGCAG TATCAACAGGCAGATGCCTCCAAACAGCTGTGGAATCCCCCTCAGGTTCAAAGCCCACTAGGGAAAATTATGCCTGTGAAACAGTCCTACTACCTTCAGACCCAAGACCCTATAAAACTGTTTGAGCCGTCATTGCAACCTCCTGTAATACAGCAGCAGCctctagagaaaaaaatgaagcctTTCCCCATGGAGCCATATAACCATAATCCCTCAGAAGTCAAGGTCCCAGAGTTCTACTGGGATTCTTCCTACAGCATGGCCGATAACAGAGCAGTAATGGCTCAGCAACCAAATATGGACCGCAGGAGCAAACGGTCACCTGGAGTCTTCCGTCCAGAACAGGATCCTGTGCCCAGGATGCCATTTGAG GACCCCAAGAGCTCCCCTCTGCTTCCTCCGGACCTGTTAAAGAGTCTGGCTGccttggaggaagaggaagagctgaTCTTTTCTAACCCTCCTGATCTTTACCCAGCTCTGCTGGGTCCTCTCGCCTCTCTTCCTGGACGAAGCCTCTTT AAATCCTTATTGGAGAAGCCTTCTGAGCTCATGTCACATTCATCTTCTTTCCTGTCCCTCACGGGGTTCTCTGTCAATCAG GAAAGATATCCAAACAGCAGTATGTTCAATGAAGTGTATGGAAAAAACCTGACAACCAGCTCCAAGGCAGAACTGAACCCCTCAGTCGCCTCCCAGGAAACATCACTGTACTCCCTTTTTGAAGGGACCCCATGGTCTCCATCACTTCCTGCCAGTTCAG ATCATTCGACACCAGCCAGCCAGTCTCCTCATTCCTCTAACCCAAGCAGCCTGCCCAGTTCTCCTCCAACGCATAACCATAATTCTGCTCCATTCTCTAATTTTGGACCCATTGGGACTCCAGATAACAGGGATAGGCGGCCTGCAGATAGGTGGAAAACTGATAAACCAG CCATGGGTGGTTTTGGTGTTGATTATCTCTCAGCAACGTCATCATCTGAGAGCAGTTGGCATCAGGCTAGCACTCCGAGTGGCACCTGGACAGGCCACGGCCCCTCCATGGAGGATTCCTCTGCTGTCCTCATGGAAAGCCTAAAG TCTATCTGGTCCAGTTCCATGATGCATCCTGGGCCCTCCGCTCTGGAGCAGTTGTTAATgcagcagaagcagaaacagCAGCGGGGACAAGGTGCCATGAACCCTCCACACTGA